In the genome of Flavobacterium panacagri, one region contains:
- the argC gene encoding N-acetyl-gamma-glutamyl-phosphate reductase — protein MINVGIIGGSGYTAGELIRILMYHPKVNIDFVYSTTNAGKPLSVAHQDLMGDIEMNFTDEINPNVNVVFLCLGHGKSISFLKENQFASHTKIIDLGNDFRLNKDAHFEGKDFVYGLPEINKAEIKKTNYIANPGCFATAIQLALLPLAKHNLLNNDVHINATTGSTGAGVSLSETSHFSWRNNNMSHYKAFEHQHLGEIGESLVQLQDDFDSELLFIPNRGDFPRGIFATLYTVCDDSLEQLVAKYEEFYKNEPFVTVTTTNINMKQVVQTNKCIISLLKKGNRVLITSIIDNLTKGASGQAIQNMNLMFGLEETTGLHLKPSGF, from the coding sequence ATGATTAATGTCGGAATTATTGGTGGCTCGGGCTACACAGCCGGAGAACTCATCAGAATTTTAATGTATCATCCAAAAGTAAACATCGATTTTGTTTACAGTACAACTAATGCTGGAAAGCCACTTTCTGTAGCACACCAAGATTTGATGGGCGATATCGAAATGAATTTTACAGATGAAATCAATCCAAATGTAAATGTTGTTTTCTTGTGCCTAGGGCATGGAAAATCAATTTCATTTTTGAAAGAAAACCAGTTTGCAAGTCATACCAAAATCATCGATTTAGGAAATGATTTCAGATTGAATAAAGATGCTCATTTCGAAGGAAAAGATTTTGTTTACGGATTGCCTGAAATTAATAAAGCCGAGATCAAAAAGACAAATTATATTGCAAATCCAGGCTGTTTTGCAACTGCTATTCAATTGGCATTATTGCCTTTAGCAAAACATAATTTGCTGAATAATGATGTTCATATTAATGCAACAACTGGAAGTACAGGAGCAGGAGTAAGTCTTTCAGAAACTTCTCATTTCAGTTGGAGAAACAACAATATGTCACATTATAAAGCTTTTGAGCACCAACATTTGGGAGAAATCGGAGAAAGTTTAGTTCAGTTGCAAGACGATTTTGACAGCGAATTGCTTTTTATTCCGAACAGAGGAGATTTCCCAAGAGGAATTTTCGCAACTTTATATACAGTTTGCGATGATAGTTTAGAGCAATTAGTAGCAAAATACGAAGAGTTTTATAAAAATGAGCCTTTCGTAACCGTTACTACAACCAACATCAACATGAAACAAGTGGTGCAAACGAATAAATGTATCATTAGTTTATTGAAAAAAGGAAACCGGGTTCTCATAACGTCAATTATCGATAACTTAACCAAAGGTGCTTCAGGACAAGCCATTCAAAACATGAATTTAATGTTCGGATTAGAAGAAACCACAGGTTTACATTTGAAACCAAGCGGATTTTAA
- a CDS encoding aspartate aminotransferase family protein, protein MNLFNVYPLYDITPVKAVDCTIIDDKGVEYLDLYSGHGVISIGHTQPDYVAKLKNQIDHLGFYSNAIQNPLQVELAQKLGKLSGLEDYELFLCSSGAEANENALKLASFHNGKSRVIAFDNSFHGRTSAAVAVTDNKKIVAPLNAQQEVTFLPLNQIELVEAELAKGDVTAVIIEGIQGVGGLDQGTTEFFQALEKACKKYDVVLILDEVQSGYGRSGKFFAFQHHGINADIISVAKGMGNGFPVGAILISPKFEASFGLLGTTFGGSHLSCAAGIAVLDVIEKLDLQKNVNEVYEYFLEKIKEVDGIKQVKGKGLMLGVEFDFDVAALRKKLIIEKHIFTGSANNKNLLRILPPLTVKKADIDTFVKALKESLEELKN, encoded by the coding sequence ATGAACTTATTCAACGTTTACCCATTATACGACATAACTCCAGTAAAAGCAGTAGATTGTACAATTATTGATGACAAAGGAGTAGAATATTTAGATTTATACAGCGGACATGGTGTGATTTCTATTGGCCACACACAGCCGGATTATGTAGCAAAATTGAAGAATCAAATAGACCATTTAGGATTTTATTCTAATGCCATTCAGAATCCTTTACAGGTGGAATTGGCTCAGAAATTAGGAAAACTTTCTGGTCTTGAAGATTATGAATTATTTTTATGCAGTTCTGGAGCTGAAGCCAATGAAAATGCTTTAAAATTAGCTTCTTTCCACAACGGAAAATCAAGAGTTATCGCTTTTGATAATTCTTTCCACGGAAGAACTTCTGCAGCAGTTGCCGTTACAGATAATAAAAAAATCGTTGCGCCATTAAACGCGCAGCAGGAAGTAACTTTTTTACCTTTAAACCAAATTGAATTAGTTGAAGCTGAATTGGCTAAAGGCGATGTTACAGCAGTAATTATCGAAGGAATTCAAGGAGTTGGAGGTTTAGACCAAGGAACAACTGAATTTTTTCAGGCTTTAGAAAAAGCATGTAAAAAGTACGATGTTGTTTTGATTTTAGATGAAGTGCAATCTGGATACGGAAGAAGCGGGAAATTCTTCGCTTTCCAACACCATGGAATCAATGCTGATATCATTTCAGTTGCAAAAGGAATGGGGAATGGATTTCCAGTCGGAGCCATTTTAATTTCTCCAAAATTCGAAGCAAGTTTCGGATTGTTAGGAACTACTTTCGGCGGAAGCCATTTGTCTTGTGCCGCAGGAATTGCCGTTTTGGATGTAATTGAAAAACTGGATTTACAAAAGAATGTAAATGAAGTTTATGAATATTTCTTAGAAAAAATCAAAGAAGTTGACGGAATAAAACAAGTAAAAGGAAAAGGATTAATGCTTGGAGTGGAGTTTGATTTTGACGTAGCAGCTTTAAGAAAGAAATTAATCATCGAAAAACACATTTTTACAGGAAGCGCCAACAATAAAAATCTATTAAGAATTTTACCGCCATTAACTGTAAAAAAAGCAGATATCGATACGTTCGTAAAAGCTTTAAAAGAAAGTTTGGAAGAATTAAAAAACTAA
- a CDS encoding glutamate-5-semialdehyde dehydrogenase: MKPLSIETRNAVLRTMAKLVEQERNEIILTNQEDLADYDGSDLAMEERLKVDDKKVDEMILSLNQLASQEDPVGVERFHFTHDNGIKVINKTAAFGTILIIYESRPDVTIEAGGIAFKSGNKILLKGGKESLKSNLKIVSFWHKALEENGVSKDWVEYLNYNRTETQAFLEKPTQKVDLIVPRGGEKLIEFVKAHATCPVIVSGRGNNFVYVHEKADTDLALKVILNAKTAKISACNALDKVLIDSKLPNFEGFTAMLIEALIEAKVEVIVDQSLANFENTKTLQNEDIWYEEFLDYKIVIGTIDSQEHAIDMINKYCGGHSAAIITKDNEVAQQFMESIDAAAVYQNASTRFTDGGQFGLGGELAISTDKLHQRGPIGLQHLVTNKWYVYGEGQIR, encoded by the coding sequence ATGAAACCATTATCAATTGAAACACGCAACGCGGTTTTGCGGACTATGGCAAAGCTGGTCGAGCAGGAGCGGAATGAGATAATCCTGACCAATCAGGAAGATCTTGCCGATTACGACGGCTCTGATTTAGCGATGGAAGAACGCTTAAAAGTAGATGATAAAAAAGTCGACGAAATGATTTTATCATTAAACCAATTAGCTTCACAGGAAGATCCCGTTGGCGTTGAGCGTTTTCATTTTACTCATGATAATGGAATAAAAGTTATAAATAAAACGGCTGCTTTCGGAACGATTTTAATTATTTACGAATCCCGCCCAGATGTTACAATCGAAGCGGGCGGAATCGCTTTTAAATCAGGAAATAAGATTTTATTAAAAGGCGGAAAAGAGTCTTTAAAATCAAATTTAAAAATCGTAAGTTTTTGGCACAAAGCTTTAGAAGAAAACGGAGTTTCAAAAGACTGGGTTGAATATCTGAATTACAACAGAACAGAAACTCAGGCTTTTCTAGAAAAACCAACTCAAAAAGTCGATTTAATAGTTCCAAGAGGCGGAGAAAAACTAATTGAATTTGTTAAAGCGCATGCGACTTGTCCCGTAATCGTAAGCGGACGCGGAAATAATTTCGTTTACGTTCATGAAAAAGCAGATACTGATTTGGCTTTAAAAGTAATTTTAAATGCTAAGACTGCTAAAATTTCAGCTTGTAATGCTTTAGATAAAGTTTTAATTGATTCAAAACTTCCAAATTTTGAAGGTTTCACAGCAATGTTAATTGAAGCCTTAATTGAAGCAAAAGTTGAAGTTATTGTAGATCAATCTTTAGCAAATTTTGAAAATACCAAAACGTTACAAAACGAAGATATTTGGTACGAAGAATTTCTAGATTATAAAATTGTAATCGGAACAATCGATTCTCAAGAGCATGCCATTGATATGATTAATAAATACTGCGGAGGACATTCAGCAGCAATTATTACCAAAGATAATGAAGTCGCACAGCAGTTTATGGAATCGATAGATGCAGCAGCAGTTTACCAAAATGCATCAACCAGATTCACAGACGGTGGACAATTTGGTTTAGGCGGAGAATTAGCCATAAGCACGGATAAACTCCACCAAAGAGGCCCAATTGGTTTACAGCATTTAGTAACTAATAAATGGTACGTTTACGGAGAAGGACAAATAAGATAA
- the proB gene encoding glutamate 5-kinase encodes MGKKRILLKIGSNTLTKETNHISRGKIEDLGIQIAALNDEYEFIIVSSGAIAAAKQFVKLDNQDKDVFVKQALASIGQPHLMRIYNENFKDLGLNTSQCLLSYSDFEKEQTKKNIVNTINVLVKNNYIPIINENDTVATDEIRFGDNDKLAALTAVLLNVDILIIATNTNGIYTKDSIHDENPETIKLVNDLKSLEKEIGESKSSHGTGGMQSKIEAAAISKAANIETWIVNGLNDNFILKALKDEISFTKII; translated from the coding sequence ATGGGTAAGAAACGGATTTTATTAAAAATAGGAAGTAATACTTTAACCAAAGAAACCAATCATATTTCGCGGGGAAAGATTGAAGACCTCGGAATACAGATTGCCGCTTTAAACGACGAATATGAGTTTATCATAGTGAGTTCAGGAGCAATTGCGGCAGCAAAACAATTTGTAAAACTGGATAATCAAGATAAAGATGTTTTTGTAAAACAGGCTTTAGCTTCAATTGGACAACCACATTTAATGCGGATTTACAATGAAAATTTTAAGGATTTAGGATTGAATACTTCGCAGTGTTTACTTTCTTATTCTGATTTCGAAAAAGAGCAGACCAAAAAGAACATAGTAAATACCATTAATGTATTGGTTAAAAACAATTACATTCCGATTATCAATGAAAATGATACTGTTGCCACAGATGAGATTCGGTTTGGAGATAATGATAAATTAGCGGCTTTAACGGCGGTTCTTTTAAATGTTGATATTTTGATCATTGCCACCAATACAAACGGGATTTACACAAAAGATTCAATTCATGATGAAAATCCAGAAACCATAAAATTGGTAAATGATTTGAAGTCACTTGAAAAGGAAATCGGCGAATCAAAATCATCGCACGGAACAGGAGGAATGCAATCTAAAATAGAAGCAGCAGCAATTTCAAAAGCAGCTAACATCGAAACTTGGATTGTTAATGGATTAAATGATAATTTTATTCTAAAGGCTTTAAAAGACGAAATTTCATTTACAAAAATCATATAA
- a CDS encoding N-acetylornithine carbamoyltransferase: protein MNYISIKDINSLSKWVKQAIKIKKNPLKNQSLGKNKTLGMLFFNPSLRTRLSTQKAALNLGMNVMVMNFTNEGWTLEFEDGAVMNSGASEHIKEAAEVVSQYCDIIAIRAFAGLVDKEKDYQETVISGFLKYATVPIVNMESAIRHPLQSLADAITMEEFKPRHKDKQKVVLSWAPHPKALPQAVANSFVEMMQMQKDMDFVITHPEGYELSPEITKDCKIEYDQNKAFENADFVYVKNWSNFNDYGKVTNSDPNWTVTAEKMALTNNGKFMHCLPVRRNVIVSDEVLDGENSIVIEQANNRTYSAQLVLQKILKKI, encoded by the coding sequence ATGAACTATATCTCAATAAAAGACATCAACTCATTATCAAAATGGGTAAAACAAGCGATAAAAATCAAAAAGAATCCGCTTAAAAATCAAAGTTTAGGAAAGAATAAAACTCTTGGAATGTTATTCTTCAATCCAAGTTTAAGAACGCGTTTGAGTACTCAAAAAGCGGCTTTAAATTTAGGAATGAACGTTATGGTAATGAATTTTACCAACGAAGGATGGACATTAGAATTCGAAGATGGAGCAGTGATGAATTCTGGCGCTTCTGAACATATCAAAGAAGCAGCAGAAGTAGTTTCACAATACTGTGATATTATCGCAATCCGTGCTTTTGCAGGTTTGGTTGATAAAGAAAAAGATTATCAGGAAACTGTCATTTCAGGATTTTTGAAATATGCAACAGTGCCAATTGTGAACATGGAAAGTGCTATTCGTCATCCGTTGCAATCATTAGCAGATGCGATTACAATGGAAGAATTTAAACCTAGACACAAAGACAAACAAAAAGTGGTTCTTTCGTGGGCACCGCATCCAAAAGCTTTGCCTCAGGCAGTTGCAAATTCTTTCGTAGAAATGATGCAGATGCAGAAAGACATGGATTTTGTAATCACACATCCAGAAGGATATGAACTAAGCCCAGAAATTACAAAAGACTGTAAAATCGAATACGATCAAAACAAAGCGTTTGAAAATGCAGATTTCGTTTACGTAAAAAACTGGAGTAATTTCAACGATTACGGAAAAGTAACCAACAGTGATCCAAATTGGACAGTAACAGCTGAAAAAATGGCTTTAACGAACAACGGTAAATTCATGCACTGTCTTCCAGTTCGTAGAAATGTAATTGTAAGTGATGAAGTTTTGGATGGAGAAAATTCAATCGTAATAGAACAAGCGAATAATAGAACATATTCGGCACAATTAGTTTTACAAAAGATTCTTAAAAAAATATAA
- the argB gene encoding acetylglutamate kinase: MQVSVIKIGGNIIDNPAELEQFLTDFSKIEGYKVLVHGGGKSATKMAQSIGLVPQMIDGRRITDAPMLDVVVMIYAGQINKHIVAQLQAKDNNAIGFSGADGNLIQSTKRNHPTIDYGFVGDVKQVNTKLLAALLEAGVVPVFCAITHDKKGQLLNTNADTIASELSIALSEVFDVTLTYCFEKQGVLQDSEDDSSVIREINEPLYNKLKEEKVIHSGMIPKLDNCFNSLSRGVQKIKIGHHKMLQNSDIPHTTITL, translated from the coding sequence ATGCAAGTATCAGTAATAAAAATAGGTGGAAACATCATAGACAATCCGGCAGAATTAGAACAATTTTTAACCGATTTTTCTAAAATTGAAGGCTATAAAGTTTTAGTTCACGGCGGTGGAAAATCGGCTACAAAAATGGCGCAGAGTATAGGTTTAGTTCCGCAGATGATTGATGGACGCCGAATTACAGATGCTCCAATGCTTGATGTTGTCGTGATGATTTACGCAGGGCAAATCAACAAACATATTGTAGCACAATTGCAGGCAAAAGATAATAACGCGATTGGTTTTTCTGGAGCTGACGGAAATTTAATTCAGTCCACAAAAAGAAATCACCCAACAATTGATTACGGATTTGTAGGCGATGTAAAACAAGTCAACACCAAATTACTGGCAGCTTTATTAGAAGCTGGAGTTGTTCCCGTTTTTTGTGCTATCACACACGATAAAAAGGGACAATTGTTAAACACCAATGCTGATACAATTGCAAGTGAATTGTCGATTGCTTTATCAGAAGTTTTTGATGTAACGCTGACATATTGTTTTGAAAAACAAGGCGTCTTGCAAGATTCAGAAGATGATTCATCTGTAATAAGAGAAATCAACGAACCATTATACAACAAACTAAAAGAAGAAAAAGTAATCCATTCCGGAATGATTCCAAAACTGGATAACTGTTTCAATAGTTTATCAAGAGGTGTGCAGAAAATCAAAATTGGACATCACAAAATGCTCCAGAATTCAGATATTCCGCATACAACGATTACATTATAA
- a CDS encoding M20 family metallo-hydrolase produces the protein MKNIDTLTQEAISLLRSLIETPSFSSEEDQTALLIENWFNQNEIPFKRENNNVWAFNKYFDENKPTLLLNSHHDTVRPNQAYTNDPFKAIEKDGKLFGLGSNDAGGCLVSLLATFVHFYENQNLSHNIVIVASAEEESSGKNGLNSVLKHLPELDCAIVGEPTLMQLAVAEKGLLVLDVKVKGTASHAAHQNDDNALYKSIPVMEWFKNYKFDKISDVLGPVKMTVTQINAGKQHNVVPSECDLVVDIRVTDRYTNAEILEVVKANVNAEVTPRSMHLNASSIPVSHGLVQAGIALGRTTYGSPTLSDQSVLSCQSLKLGPGETLRSHSADEFIFVNEIVEGVDLYIKILTDFFKL, from the coding sequence ATGAAAAATATAGATACGCTTACCCAGGAAGCAATTAGTTTATTAAGAAGCTTAATCGAAACGCCTTCATTTTCAAGTGAAGAAGATCAGACGGCTCTTTTAATCGAAAATTGGTTCAATCAGAATGAAATTCCTTTCAAGAGAGAAAACAACAATGTGTGGGCTTTCAACAAATATTTCGACGAAAACAAACCAACACTTTTACTAAATTCACATCACGATACTGTACGACCAAATCAGGCGTACACCAACGATCCTTTTAAAGCAATCGAAAAAGACGGCAAATTATTCGGTTTAGGAAGTAATGACGCAGGCGGTTGTTTAGTTTCATTATTAGCAACCTTTGTTCACTTTTACGAAAATCAAAACCTATCCCATAATATCGTAATTGTAGCTTCCGCCGAAGAAGAAAGCAGTGGAAAAAATGGTTTAAACAGCGTTTTAAAACATTTGCCAGAATTAGATTGCGCCATTGTTGGTGAACCAACTTTAATGCAATTAGCAGTTGCCGAAAAAGGTTTATTAGTTCTTGACGTAAAAGTAAAAGGAACCGCAAGCCACGCCGCACATCAAAATGATGATAATGCATTATACAAATCAATTCCGGTAATGGAATGGTTTAAAAACTATAAATTCGACAAAATCTCAGATGTTTTAGGTCCCGTAAAAATGACCGTAACACAGATTAATGCAGGGAAACAGCATAATGTTGTGCCTTCAGAATGTGATTTAGTGGTTGACATTCGTGTAACAGATCGTTATACAAATGCTGAAATTTTAGAAGTGGTTAAAGCAAATGTAAACGCCGAAGTAACGCCAAGATCAATGCATTTAAATGCTTCGTCTATTCCGGTTTCGCACGGTTTAGTTCAGGCTGGAATTGCATTAGGAAGAACAACGTATGGTTCGCCAACACTTTCAGATCAATCCGTTTTAAGCTGTCAGTCTTTGAAATTGGGGCCAGGAGAAACGTTGCGTTCGCATTCGGCAGACGAATTTATTTTTGTAAATGAAATTGTAGAAGGAGTCGACCTGTATATCAAAATACTAACCGATTTCTTTAAATTATAA
- the argH gene encoding argininosuccinate lyase, with translation MKLWEKGIPTDKQIEQFTVGNDRELDLVLAKYDALGSIAHAKMLGQIGLLTQEETTSLVDALNEIIADIVVGNFEIEDSFEDVHSKIEYLLTVKLGDAGKKIHTARSRNDQVLVDVHLYLKDELKAIKEQVKTLFELLMESAEKHQNVLLPGYTHLQIAMPSSFGMWFSAYAESLIDDVTMLNAASKIVDQNPLGSAAGYGSSFPINRTFTTQELGFETLKYNAVAAQMSRGKAEKTVAFAMTSVAGTLSKFAMDVCLYMSQNFDFIGLPAHLTTGSSIMPHKKNPDVFELIRGKCNKIQALPYEITLITNNLPSGYHRDLQLLKEGLFPAIQNLKACLDIAIFSIKDITVKDHILEDKKYDYLFTVDTLNEMVVAGMPFRDAYKAVAEQLEAGTYKSPKETKHTHEGSINNLCLDAIKDKMKAAF, from the coding sequence ATGAAACTTTGGGAAAAAGGAATACCAACAGATAAACAAATTGAACAATTCACAGTCGGAAACGACAGAGAATTGGATTTAGTTTTGGCAAAATATGATGCTTTAGGTTCAATCGCACACGCCAAAATGCTTGGGCAAATTGGTTTATTGACTCAGGAAGAAACGACTTCTTTAGTTGATGCTTTAAACGAAATCATTGCTGATATCGTAGTGGGGAATTTCGAAATCGAAGACAGTTTCGAAGATGTACATTCTAAAATCGAATATCTTCTAACCGTAAAACTAGGCGATGCAGGAAAGAAAATCCACACGGCACGTTCTCGTAACGATCAGGTTTTAGTAGATGTTCATTTGTATTTAAAAGACGAATTAAAAGCGATAAAAGAACAAGTAAAAACATTGTTTGAGTTGTTGATGGAATCGGCAGAGAAACACCAAAACGTTTTATTGCCAGGTTATACGCACTTACAAATCGCAATGCCATCGTCATTCGGAATGTGGTTCTCTGCTTACGCCGAAAGTTTGATTGATGATGTAACGATGTTGAACGCTGCTTCAAAAATTGTAGACCAGAATCCGTTAGGTTCTGCTGCGGGTTACGGAAGTTCATTTCCAATCAACAGAACATTTACAACTCAGGAATTAGGTTTTGAAACTTTAAAATATAATGCCGTTGCCGCACAAATGAGTCGCGGAAAAGCAGAAAAAACAGTTGCTTTTGCTATGACAAGCGTTGCAGGAACATTATCAAAATTTGCGATGGACGTATGTTTGTATATGAGCCAGAACTTTGATTTTATCGGTTTGCCGGCACATCTTACAACAGGTTCAAGCATTATGCCTCATAAAAAGAATCCAGACGTTTTCGAATTAATCAGAGGAAAATGTAATAAGATTCAGGCACTTCCATACGAAATCACTTTAATTACCAATAATCTTCCAAGCGGTTATCATAGAGATTTACAGCTTTTAAAAGAAGGTTTATTTCCAGCGATTCAAAATCTAAAGGCTTGTTTGGATATTGCTATATTTTCAATTAAAGATATTACGGTTAAAGATCATATTTTAGAAGATAAAAAGTACGATTATTTGTTTACTGTAGATACTTTAAATGAAATGGTGGTTGCCGGAATGCCTTTTAGAGATGCTTATAAAGCTGTTGCTGAACAATTAGAAGCAGGAACGTACAAATCTCCAAAAGAGACAAAACATACGCACGAAGGAAGTATTAATAATCTTTGTCTAGATGCTATAAAAGATAAAATGAAAGCAGCTTTTTAA
- a CDS encoding T9SS type A sorting domain-containing protein translates to MKTKLILLALLIPCSFLFAQNYFMSNPEGFGAATTGGGSAAPVTTVTTLADLTAKLKLTTPQIILVSGTIACTYTSLQINDKTIIGLPGARLVNLDQTAAGSGILNLKPGSNNIIIRNLIFEGPGAYDVDGRDNLTSEATNIWVDHCEFQDGMDGNFDNKGAADNVTVSWCKFTYLKTPKAGGSGGADDHRFSDLVGSSKSDAPADGHYSITFKNCYWAEGCKERMPRARNAELHILNCYYNTSVSGSLAIGLGGGNNNATCYVEGTDFAKIGTAFKNYVSTDGGTIGIAFTDCLNAPANSGTTVSKPSYTYTVLPTANVAGFISNPTCGAGATLQVTAQGVASTSCNNLGLNENTNNLELKYYPSLINRLLNIDFSSSDNGLAQVNLYSSNGSKVYSHSKNVSADEKLELNVGNLAKGIYICKVQIENRSKTFKLVKN, encoded by the coding sequence ATGAAAACAAAACTTATTTTATTGGCATTACTTATTCCGTGCTCTTTTCTTTTTGCTCAAAATTATTTTATGAGCAATCCTGAAGGATTTGGAGCTGCTACAACTGGCGGTGGAAGTGCTGCCCCTGTTACTACTGTTACAACTTTAGCCGACTTAACGGCAAAACTTAAACTTACCACTCCACAGATTATTTTAGTTTCTGGGACTATAGCTTGTACTTACACGAGTCTGCAGATAAATGACAAAACCATTATCGGACTGCCTGGTGCCCGCTTAGTCAATTTGGATCAAACTGCTGCTGGTTCTGGAATATTAAATTTAAAACCTGGGTCAAATAATATTATCATTAGAAATTTAATTTTTGAAGGCCCTGGAGCGTATGATGTTGACGGACGCGATAACTTAACTTCCGAAGCCACCAATATTTGGGTCGATCATTGCGAATTTCAAGACGGAATGGACGGAAATTTTGACAACAAAGGCGCCGCAGATAATGTGACTGTTTCTTGGTGCAAGTTTACCTATTTAAAAACTCCAAAAGCTGGAGGATCTGGCGGTGCAGATGATCATAGATTCTCAGATTTAGTTGGTTCTTCAAAATCGGACGCTCCAGCGGACGGGCATTACAGCATAACTTTTAAAAATTGTTATTGGGCAGAAGGCTGTAAAGAAAGAATGCCGAGAGCAAGAAATGCTGAACTTCATATTCTAAACTGTTATTATAACACATCGGTTTCAGGTTCACTGGCAATTGGTTTAGGAGGCGGTAATAATAATGCAACTTGTTATGTTGAAGGAACTGATTTTGCTAAAATTGGAACTGCGTTTAAAAATTATGTAAGCACAGACGGCGGTACAATTGGCATTGCTTTTACAGATTGTTTGAATGCACCTGCAAACTCAGGAACAACTGTAAGCAAGCCATCTTATACGTATACTGTATTACCAACAGCTAACGTTGCTGGTTTTATATCTAATCCGACTTGCGGTGCTGGAGCAACATTACAAGTTACTGCTCAAGGTGTTGCATCTACAAGCTGTAATAATTTAGGTTTAAACGAAAACACAAACAATCTCGAACTTAAATATTATCCATCCCTTATAAATCGTCTTTTGAATATTGATTTTTCAAGTTCTGATAATGGATTAGCCCAAGTTAATTTATATTCCTCTAACGGCTCAAAAGTATATTCGCATTCTAAAAATGTTTCTGCTGATGAAAAATTAGAACTCAATGTTGGAAATCTTGCCAAAGGCATTTACATCTGTAAAGTCCAAATAGAAAACAGAAGCAAAACGTTTAAATTAGTAAAAAACTAA
- a CDS encoding DUF2157 domain-containing protein yields MKKFNEQSTADLFEKGLITENQFEEIKAYRNLNIFSLNAELKLFLYLSVLLFTSGIGILIYENIDSIGHIAILSLLLIVIAVCLFYCFKNSKGFEKTETQFEHPVLEYLVLLANILTCIFIGYLQFQYKPFGEHYGLATLVPTIVSFFCAYYFDNRSVLTIAVTGLAAYIGLSVTPQDLLNNNDFYASESLSYSAVMLGILLILWTIYSNRIALKTHFSLIFLTFALHIISIASISNLLNHYNLMWLIFAVVLAGSTFYFYKISYKLRAMSIYVFMIVYGYIGANILLVRLFENVDFSDIWELFIFLLPAYFIGSIVMFIKLIKNFHKEIAE; encoded by the coding sequence ATGAAAAAATTTAATGAGCAATCGACCGCAGATCTATTTGAAAAAGGTTTGATTACAGAAAATCAGTTTGAGGAAATTAAAGCATATCGAAATTTAAATATATTTTCGTTAAATGCAGAATTAAAACTTTTCCTTTATTTATCGGTCTTATTGTTTACTTCAGGAATTGGAATACTGATTTATGAAAATATAGACTCAATTGGACACATTGCTATTCTATCACTTCTTTTAATTGTAATTGCAGTTTGTCTTTTTTATTGCTTCAAAAATTCAAAAGGCTTTGAGAAAACAGAAACACAGTTTGAGCACCCTGTTTTGGAATATTTAGTTTTATTGGCTAACATCTTAACCTGTATCTTTATTGGTTATCTACAGTTTCAATACAAACCTTTTGGAGAACATTACGGATTGGCGACATTAGTCCCAACTATTGTAAGTTTCTTTTGCGCTTATTATTTTGACAATCGAAGTGTTCTTACGATTGCGGTTACTGGTTTGGCGGCTTACATAGGACTTTCTGTTACGCCTCAAGATTTATTAAATAATAATGATTTTTATGCCAGTGAGAGTTTGAGCTATTCCGCTGTTATGCTTGGCATTTTATTAATTTTGTGGACAATCTATAGTAATCGAATTGCATTAAAAACACATTTCAGTTTAATCTTTTTGACTTTTGCCCTGCATATTATCAGTATTGCATCGATTAGCAATTTATTAAATCATTATAATTTAATGTGGTTGATTTTTGCTGTTGTTCTAGCAGGATCTACTTTTTATTTCTATAAGATTAGCTACAAATTGAGAGCAATGTCTATATATGTTTTTATGATTGTATACGGCTACATTGGAGCAAATATACTTTTGGTTAGACTTTTTGAAAATGTTGATTTCTCTGATATTTGGGAGTTGTTTATTTTCTTACTGCCTGCATATTTTATAGGGTCAATTGTTATGTTTATCAAATTAATTAAAAACTTTCATAAAGAAATAGCAGAATGA